From Antennarius striatus isolate MH-2024 chromosome 14, ASM4005453v1, whole genome shotgun sequence, the proteins below share one genomic window:
- the fam83hb gene encoding protein FAM83H has protein sequence MAHRSQSSSIGDNPLDPNYLPPHYREEYRLAIDALIENDTQGYYDFLQNADVVSFLAQSEIEFIKSTIKTPKLSASVPELTYVDGVHDVDGSSDTYWPMQSDLAAPGLDLGWPLMQHSFIGPTEVTTLVNPSDPDMPSIKEQARRLIKNARQVIAVVMDTFTDVDIFGELLDAAARHVPVYILLDEQEAHHFVSMVTNCKVNLDIIPMMRVRTVTGITYHSRTGKSFKGQVKDRFLLADCRAVLSGNYSFMWSYEKIHRCIAHLFLGELVATFDEEFRILFAQSEPLVIEPSNGGLPFSDTSSYLGNQFGLKRTQSLRNPLGYRRQPEISGAYPFGDAERNLVLPFRRNDPFRHTIEPGAGITIGKYNLQQFRPQLSFMDQGRSIVSRQLEMNTGGFKRHSYAEGTQENYSSSRQYMKHRVMNNLDETDFHREQNQNMQFSKEAPQQGSGHGHFDRLRGLPLHLSTDQHSESSFRSEHEPPPGNYGRDFFSSEDLRGPDGLHAPPLAGRYGGTSSHKRPSIGQAYACQTSPTQLHTPEKKQFPKQSDQQHDEDEDGKQGLRSWRINSYLSTYEDSGEEGLPQSMGPDAFEDLPQTQQPTTTESSGPHLLKEPPTVPPKPRPDILRPRFGKPLLLENLHKDTAPKTTKDLIPSVSNFKPLVQEKKEEEVVKERERETEMGDNSISRPDSILDMEAKDLFLTKHDSFRSRINPLLQRSSRLRSSLIFSSSKAEMHNSGLGLKPATEEDDQLDPIRSSSIVAQILEKRRSLSREPFEWRKKFEEKEKEKEKEKEEKEKTEPPQEEKNIQSKDEIKTNEGPVKKNDEVKVTPSVWKTEHTTLAPLNMNDPANRLQYFKDLAAKRKASKMDTECSLKVAEPAEKKPDLSNKPSLNPVTSPNVPAITVSSVSTAEPEPKKPDISAKLSELTQKASKPPIVPPKPSVSNLKVSETIQTHKEENAPEGQKNNIFKSLKPLASPKLFRRDPLKLKGTNPRRISCGEEILTTDATDAEKSEMKKSRSHSSSTLPREELKEGQQKFMGSNTSINTIGEGKGEGKTLDFLKKHTQRLKGILGPKDKDKKNSGDDRGMSTVKEITEDSSKKQSLSGKDTGSPANDPTNKKTSTSSSRYQSPGTSVLYSSNLRDDTKVILEQISANSQKNRLEREEPAGEKDDEDSGLERQNSMKKNRLLRPQGNVQEREGLLKRIESLRKEKKVYSRFEMGNTLG, from the exons ATGGCACACCGATCTCAAAGTTCTTCAATTGGTGATAACCCCCTTGATCCAAACTACCTGCCCCCACACTACCGTGAGGAGTACCGTCTGGCTATTGATGCACTGATAGAAAATGATACACAG GGCTATTATGACTTCCTCCAAAATGCAGATGTGGTCAGCTTCCTGGCCCAGTCTGAAATCGAATTCATCAAGTCCACAATAAAGACACCAAAGCTGTCCGCAAGTGTCCCAGAACTGACATACGTTGATGGAGTTCATGATGTCGACGGTTCCTCCGACACCTACTGGCCCATGCAGTCTGACCTGGCTGCTCCAGGGCTGGATTTGGGCTGGCCGCTAATGCAACACAGCTTCATAGGGCCCACAGAGGTTACCACTCTGGTCAACCCCTCCGACCCAGACATGCCAAGCATCAAAGAACAAGCCAGGAGACTTATCAAGAATGCACGCCAA GTTATTGCCGTGGTGATGGACACCTTTACAGATGTTGACATTTTTGGTGAACTGTTAGACGCAGCAGCCCGCCATGTTCCTGTTTACATTCTGTTAGATGAGCAGGAAGCTCATCATTTTGTCTCTATGGTGACCAACTGCAAAGTAAATTTGGACATAATTCCT ATGATGCGTGTCAGGACTGTGACAGGAATAACATACCATTCCCGAACAGGGAAATCGTTTAAAGGACAGGTGAAAGATCGATTTCTTCTCGCCGACTGCAGGGCTGTGCTCAGTGGCAACTACAG TTTCATGTGGTCTTATGAAAAAATCCACCGATGTATTGCCCACCTCTTCCTTGGGGAGCTCGTCGCCACCTTTGATGAAGAGTTTCGGATTCTCTTTGCTCAGTCAGAGCCTCTAGTCATCGAGCCATCCAATGGAGGACTTCCTTTCTCTGACACCAGCAGCTACTTGGGCAATCAATTTGGTTTGAAGAGGACCCAGTCTTTGCGGAACCCTTTGGGCTACCGAAGACAACCTGAGATCTCTGGCGCTTACCCCTTTGGAGACGCTGAACGTAACCTTGTGCTTCCTTTTCGGAGGAATGACCCATTTCGTCACACTATTGAACCTGGGGCAGGGATTACAATTGGAAAGTATAACCTGCAACAGTTTCGTCCGCAGCTGTCATTCATGGACCAGGGAAGGTCTATAGTTTCAAGGCAGCTGGAGATGAATACCGGTGGCTTCAAGCGGCACAGTTATGCAGAGGGAACCCAAGAAAACTACTCATCCTCAAGGCAATACATGAAGCATAGGGTCATGAATAACTTGGATGAGACAGATTTCCACAG GGAGCAGAACCAAAATATGCAGTTCTCCAAAGAAGCACCACAGCAGGGCTCTGGCCATGGACACTTTGACAGACTTCGAGGACTTCCTCTACACCTATCCACTGACCAGCACTCAGAGTCAAGCTTTCGCTCAGAACATGAGCCTCCACCTGGAAACTATGGCCGAGACTTTTTTTCATCTGAGGACCTGAGAGGACCTGATGGGCTGCACGCACCGCCATTAGCTGGGAGGTATGGAGGAACTTCCTCCCATAAGAGGCCAAGCATAGGTCAGGCATATGCCTGTCAGACCTCACCCACGCAGCTCCATACTCCTGAGAAGAAGCAGTTTCCCAAACAATCTGATCAACagcatgatgaagatgaagacgggAAGCAAGGCCTGAGGAGTTGGAGAATCAACTCCTATCTCAGCACTTACGAGGACAGTGGAGAAGAAGGTCTGCCTCAATCCATGGGGCCTGATGCATTTGAAGATCTTCCACAAACTCAGCAGCCAACTACCACTGAAAGCTCCGGCCCCCACTTATTAAAGGAGCCACCAACTGTGCCCCCCAAACCCAGACCAGATATCTTGAGACCACGCTTTGGAAAACCTCTGTTACTTGAGAACCTCCACAAGGACACTGCCCCAAAGACAACCAAGGATCTTATTCCGTCAGTCAGTAACTTTAAACCGTTagtgcaagaaaaaaaagaggaggaagttgtgaaggaaagggagagagaaacagaaatggGTGACAATTCCATATCCAGACCAGATTCAATTCTGGATATGGAGGCTAAAGATCTCTTCCTGACCAAACATGACTCCTTTCGCTCACGTATTAATCCACTTCTTCAACGTAGCTCTCGTTTGCGTTCCTCGCTTATTTTCTCATCTTCGAAAGCAGAGATGCACAATAGTGGTCTGGGTCTAAAACCGGCCACTGAAGAAGATGATCAATTAGACCCAATACGCAGCTCATCAATTGTGGCTCAGATCCTAGAGAAGAGGAGGTCATTGTCTCGAGAGCCATTTGAATGGAGAAAGAAGTttgaggaaaaagagaaagagaaagaaaaagaaaaagaggaaaaagagaaaacagagcCGCCACAAGAGGAGaaaaatattcaatcaaaaGATGAGATTAAGACAAATGAGGGGCCTGTGAAAAAGAATGATGAGGTAAAAGTAACACCGAGTGTTTGGAAAACTGAACATACTACACTAGCACCTTTGAACATGAATGACCCAGCAAATCGACTGCAGTATTTCAAAGATCTGGCCGCCAAAAGAAAAGCGTCCAAAATGGATACAGAGTGCTCTCTAAAAGTTGCAGAACCTGCTGAAAAAAAACCAGATCTTTCCAATAAACCTTCCCTAAATCCTGTAACGTCTCCAAATGTCCCAGCTATTACTGTTAGTAGTGTTAGTACAGCAGAACCTGAACCAAAAAAACCAGACATCTCTGCTAAATTGTCAGAACTCACTCAAAAAGCATCAAAACCACCTATAGTTCCTCCAAAGCCCTCAGTGAGCAACCTGAAGGTTTCAGAGACAATTCAAACTCATAAAGAAGAGAATGCACCAGAGGGTCAAAAGAATAATATTTTCAAGTCTTTGAAGCCCCTTGCTTCACCTAAGCTTTTCAGGAGGGATCCGTTGAAACTGAAAGGAACGAATCCTCGGCGCATCTCCTGTGGAGAGGAGATTTTAACAACAGACGCAACAGATGCAGAGaagagtgaaatgaaaaagagcCGCTCTCATAGTTCCTCAACATTGCCACGTGAGGAATTAAAAGAGGGACAGCAAAAATTTATGGGATCTAACACATCCATCAACACAATTGGCGAGGGGAAGGGTGAAGGTAAGACGCTTGATTTTCTAAAGAAGCACACGCAAAGGTTAAAGGGAATCCTTGGCCCCAaggacaaagacaagaaaaattCAGGAGATGATAGAGGTATGAGCACAGTGAAAGAAATCACTGAAGATTCAAGCAAAAAGCAGAGTTTATCAGGGAAAGATACAGGATCTCCAGCAAATGACccaacaaataaaaagacatcAACAAGCTCCTCTCGATACCAGTCCCCGGGCACCTCTGTGTTGTACAGCAGTAACCTCCGAGATGACACTAAAGTCATTCTAGAGCAAATCTCAGCCAACAGCCAGAAGAACCGGCTTGAGCGAGAAGAACCAGCAGGGGAAAAGGATGACGAAGATAGCGGGCTAGAGAGGCAGAACTCCATGAAAAAGAATCGATTACTGCGACCACAGGGAAATGTCCAAGAGCGAGAAGGACTGCTGAAGAGGATAGAGAGTCTGCGAAAAGAGAAGAAGGTCTACAGTCGTTTTGAG aTGGGGAATACTCTTGGATAA